From a single Brassica rapa cultivar Chiifu-401-42 chromosome A01, CAAS_Brap_v3.01, whole genome shotgun sequence genomic region:
- the LOC103858040 gene encoding putative cytochrome P450 71A28, which yields MELMILISLSLTTLLAFIFLKSLFKRTTTISELNPPPSPWRLPVIGNLHQLSLHPHRAFHRLSLRYGPLMLLHFGCVPVLVVSSADVAHDVMKTHDLKFANRPKTKAVDIIMNGGRDVAFSSYGDYWRQMKSLCTVHLLGKQMVKSFENVRKEEINAMMEKLEKATSSSLSVNLSDLLLNMSNNVICKIAMGRKYSREENTSDFENQLRKIMELLGAFPVGDYIPSLAWIDKVRGLDRKMEEVSKTFVEFLERVVQEHVDEGEKKEASDFVDMLLRIQREKTNGFELDRSDIRLIILDIFLGGTTTTFTAVDWAMTLLIRYPECMKKLQDEIRKYSRHNLYVSEEEVENMKYLKAVIKEVLRLHPPGPMLIPRQLSQDVKVKGYDISAGTIVFINAWAIHRDIRKWGSDAEVFKPERHLDMHLDFQGQDFNFIPFGSGRRLCPAIDFAVTLIEVALANFVNRFNWRVESRPLGDDDQYYLAETTGIEVCRKFPLIAFPSSALSTM from the exons ATGGAATTGATGATATTAATCTCTTTGTCCTTGACAACTCTCTTAGCATTTATCTTCCTAAAGTCACTATTCAAACGAACCACCACCATTTCCGAACTTAACCCACCACCGTCTCCATGGCGGCTTCCAGTGATAGGAAACCTTCACCAGCTCAGTCTCCATCCTCACCGCGCTTTCCATAGACTCAGCCTCCGCTACGGGCCGCTCATGCTCCTTCACTTCGGCTGTGTACCTGTTCTGGTGGTCTCATCAGCCGACGTAGCTCATGACGTCATGAAAACCCACGACCTTAAGTTTGCCAACCGCCCCAAAACAAAGGCGGTGGATATAATTATGAACGGCGGACGAGATGTGGCATTTTCCTCTTACGGTGACTATTGGAGACAGATGAAG AGTTTATGCACTGTCCACCTCCTCGGCAAGCAAATGGTGAAGTCCTTTGAGAATGTAAGAAAAGAAGAGATAAACGCAATGATGGAGAAGCTTGAGAAagctacttcttcttctttatcggTAAATCTAAGCGATTTACTACTTAACATGTCAAACAATGTCATATGTAAAATTGCAATGGGAAGAAAATATAGCCGTGAAGAAAACACTAGCGATTTTGAAAATCAACTGAGAAAAATCATGGAGCTTTTAGGCGCATTTCCGGTTGGTGATTACATCCCAAGTTTGGCTTGGATAGATAAAGTCCGTGGTTTGGATCGTAAAATGGAGGAAGTAAGCAAAACGTTTGTGGAGTTTTTAGAAAGAGTGGTGCAAGAACATGTTGATGAAGGTGAGAAGAAAGAGGCATCGGATTTTGTTGATATGCTGTTACGAATTCAAAGAGAGAAGACAAATGGATTTGAGCTTGATAGAAGCGATATCAGACTCATCATTTTG GATATTTTCTTAGGGGGGACGACAACTACTTTCACGGCCGTTGATTGGGCAATGACACTTCTTATAAGATATCCAGAATGTATGAAAAAACTCCAAGATGAGATCCGAAAATATTCTAGACATAACTTATATGTATCGGAAGAAGAAGTTGAGAATATGAAATATCTTAAAGCTGTGATCAAAGAAGTCCTTCGACTACACCCTCCGGGTCCAATGTTAATTCCTAGGCAACTTAGTCAAGATGTCAAAGTGAAGGGATATGACATTTCTGCTGGAACAATA GTATTCATCAATGCTTGGGCGATCCATAGAGACATCAGAAAATGGGGATCAGACGCAGAAGTATTTAAACCAGAGAGGCATTTGGATATGCATTTGGATTTTCAAGGACAGGATTTCAACTTTATTCCATTCGGATCAGGAAGAAGGCTATGTCCTGCAATAGATTTTGCAGTGACGTTAATCGAGGTTGCACTAGCAAACTTTGTGAACCGGTTTAACTGGAGAGTGGAGAGTAGACCACTTGGAGATGATGATCAGTACTATCTAGCTGAAACAACTGGTATTGAAGTTTGCCGCAAGTTCCCTTTAATTGCCTTCCCATCTTCAGCGTTATCCACTATGTAG
- the LOC103858013 gene encoding galactan beta-1,4-galactosyltransferase GALS3, translated as MAKERDHHPNKDKKLLVGVIWNFSTELKLIFMALLVIFTLATLLPFIPSSFSLSASDFRFCISRFSPAVPVNITSTAVNVTPEKTSTEPVVLDNGVIKRTFTGHGSAAYNFVTMSAYRGGANSFAVIGLSSKPLHVYGHPSYRCEWVPLDPTQDPVSTTGFKILTDWGYGRIYTTVVVNCTFPTTSAVNSGGNLILHATTGDPSLNLTDSIPVLTESPNSVDFDLYTSSSSAVKKYDYLYCGSSLYGNLSPQRVREWIAYHARFFGDRSHFVLHDAGGIHGDVFEVLRPWIELGRVTVHDIRDQERFDGYYHNQFMVVNDCLHRYRFKAKWMFFFDVDEFMYVPEEETIKSVMESLEEYSQFTIEQMPMSSRICYSGDGPARTYRKWGFEKMAYRDVKKVPRRDRKYAVQPQNVFATGVHMSQNLQGKTYHKAESKIRYFHYHGSISQRREPCRHLSNDSRVVFENNPYVLDTTIRDVGLAVKMFEMRTIGDRLLRTRQ; from the exons ATGGCCAAAGAGAGAGACCATCACCCCAACAAGGACAAGAAGCTTCTCGTCGGCGTCATATGGAACTTCTCCACCGAGCTCAAGCTCATCTTCATGGCGTTACTCGTCATCTTCACTCTAGCCACTCTCTTACCTTTCATACCTTCTTCATTCTCCCTCTCCGCCTCAGATTTCCGCTTCTGCATCTCGCGCTTCTCCCCCGCCGTTCCCGTTAACATCACATCCACCGCCGTTAACGTTACACCTGAAAAAACCTCTACAGAGCCGGTAGTGTTGGATAACGGCGTTATTAAACGGACGTTTACTGGTCACGGCTCCGCGGCTTATAACTTCGTCACGATGAGCGCGTACAGAGGCGGCGCTAACTCATTCGCCGTTATCGGCTTATCATCGAAACCCCTCCACGTGTACGGCCACCCTTCGTACCGATGCGAGTGGGTCCCTCTCGACCCGACTCAGGACCCGGTTTCCACAACCGGGTTTAAAATCCTAACCGACTGGGGATATGGACGGATCTACACAACCGTCGTCGTGAACTGCACTTTCCCAACAACCTCCGCCGTGAACTCCGGCGGGAATCTCATCCTCCACGCCACCACCGGAGATCCATCGCTAAACCTCACCGACTCGATCCCAGTCCTAACGGAATCTCCAAACTCCGTCGACTTCGACCTctacacctcctcctcctccgccgtcaAGAAGTACGATTACCTCTACTGCGGCTCGTCTCTCTACGGGAACCTAAGCCCGCAGAGAGTCAGAGAATGGATCGCGTACCACGCGAGGTTCTTCGGAGACCGTTCGCATTTCGTGCTCCACGACGCCGGGGGGATCCACGGCGACGTGTTCGAGGTTCTACGGCCGTGGATTGAGCTAGGGAGGGTGACGGTGCATGACATTAGGGATCAGGAGCGGTTCGATGGGTATTATCATAATCAGTTCATGGTGGTGAATGATTGCTTGCATAGGTATAGGTTTAAGGCCAAGTGGATGTTCTTCTTCGATGTCGATGAGTTTATGTATGTTCCGGAGGAGGAGACGATTAAGTCGGTTATGGAATCTTTGGAGGAATATTCTCAGTTTACTATTGAGCAGATGCCGATGAGTAGTAGGATTTGTTACTCCGGGGATGGTCCGGCGAGAACTTACAG GAAATGGGGATTTGAGAAAATGGCATATAGAGACGTGAAGAAGGTTCCAAGACGAGACCGGAAGTACGCGGTCCAGCCACAAAATGTATTTGCAACGGGAGTCCACATGTCTCAGAATCTACAAGGGAAAACATACCACAAGGCAGAGAGCAAAATCCGTTACTTCCATTACCACGGTTCCATCTCTCAGCGTCGTGAGCCTTGCCGTCACCTTTCCAATGACTCGAGAGTTGTATTTGAGAATAATCCTTATGTGCTCGACACTACGATCCGCGACGTTGGTCTTGCTGTGAAGATGTTTGAGATGAGAACGATCGGTGACCGACTGCTTAGGACACGACAATGA
- the LOC103858049 gene encoding plasma membrane-associated cation-binding protein 1, which yields MGYWNSKVVPRFKKIFEKNSAKKAAAAEACKTFDESKETINKEIEEKKTELQPKVVETYEATSAEVKALVRDPKEAGLKKNSAAVLKYLEALVGIEFPGSTAVKEAASSFGAGYVSGPVTFIFEKVCVFLPEEVKTREVPVEEAKTEEPVKTEDPAKTEEPVKTEETSGEKEKEIVEETKKEEIVATSVVEEKKPEVEKEEEKKPVVEEVKKEEASSAPAVVETPVTAPETTTPAPVAEPPKP from the exons atgggTTACTGGAATTCGAAGGTCGTTCCAAGGTTCAAGAAGATATTCGAGAAGAATAGTGCAAAGAAGGCTGCTGCTGCTGAAGCTTGCAAGACCTTTGATGAGTCTAAG GAAACAATCAACAAGGAAATTGAGGAGAAAAagacagaactccaaccaaaggTCGTGGAGACCTATGAGGCCACGTCTGCTGAAGTCAAG GCTTTGGTGAGAGACCCTAAGGAGGCTGGTTTGAAGAAAAACTCAGCGGCTGTGCTGAAGTATCTCGAGGCTCTTGTCGGCATAG AATTCCCCGGATCAACGGCTGTGAAAGAAGCTGCCTCTAGCTTCGGAGCTGGCTATGTCTCCGGACCAGTCACGTTCATATTCGAGAAGGTATGTGTGTTCCTTCCAGAGGAGGTTAAGACACGGGAAGTACCTGTGGAGGAGGCCAAAACTGAAGAACCAGTCAAAACCGAGGACCCAGCCAAAACTGAAGAACCGGTCAAAACCGAAGAAACAAGTGgcgagaaggagaaggagattgTTGAAGAGACTAAGAAAGAAGAGATCGTTGCAACCTCGGTCGTTGAGGAGAAGAAACCTGAAGTAgaaaaggaggaggagaagaagcctGTGGTCGAAGAAGTGAAAAAGGAAGAAGCTTCTTCAGCTCCAGCGGTGGTTGAAACTCCGGTTACGGCACCAGAAACAACGACACCAGCGCCAGTGGCTGAGCCACCAAAGCCTTGA
- the LOC103858030 gene encoding uncharacterized protein LOC103858030, whose product METLVLGFRDDSSFRDDSSQEDWHDFEVLGRGDEPKILIKKTSMLSDSERRISVDPKSLLSRNESFDMITSRPRDHQTKTKFISCSLPNSASTSPRQSWKNRTTEQVLDLMLVQNAAVSFGRSKSCGEGRACTPSLDFDMLLRKSRTGHHHYNHNHQQHHDDDNGFSSSNNTKSLSNKSSGNNSFFSKTESNKSNTNTANSKSINTFEDGFKCSALCLYLPGFGKGKPVRSSSRKGDSSITRTTTMTSTQSMARTVSMRDTTVISARASLEKFDCGSWTSSAMIHDDNVDLGGHFFDLPSELIKGGPGGNDQDDPVSAAFVFHKEPSLEKEIKGVLKTSGSKSRRSMESPLHVRFSTSSPVSYPTSPNHSITPRLLQATEDFTSFLEAQTV is encoded by the coding sequence atggagacTCTAGTTCTCGGCTTCAGGGACGATAGCAGCTTCAGAGACGATAGTAGTCAAGAGGATTGGCATGACTTTGAGGTTCTTGGTCGTGGAGACGAGCCCAAGATTCTTATCAAGAAGACAAGTATGCTGTCCGATTCAGAGAGGCGGATCTCCGTTGACCCGAAATCGCTTTTGTCGAGGAACGAGAGCTTCGACATGATAACCTCGCGGCCGAGAGATCATCAAACAAAGACGAAGTTTATAAGCTGCAGCCTCCCGAACTCAGCATCCACGTCACCTAGACAAAGTTGGAAGAACAGAACCACGGAGCAAGTTCTTGACCTAATGCTCGTTCAAAACGCTGCCGTTTCGTTCGGAAGAAGCAAATCTTGCGGGGAAGGACGTGCATGCACGCCATCCCTAGATTTCGACATGTTACTACGCAAATCAAGAACTGGACATCATCATTATAATCATAACCATCAGCAACACCATGATGATGATAACGGCTTCTCTTCCTCTAACAACACCAAGAGTCTCTCTAACAAGAGTAGCGGAAACAACTCTTTCTTCTCGAAGACAGAATCTAACAAAAGCAATACCAACACGGCCAACTCCAAAAGCATCAATACCTTCGAAGACGGATTCAAATGCAGCGCGTTGTGTCTATACCTACCCGGTTTTGGTAAAGGTAAACCGGTTAGGTCATCATCTCGAAAAGGTGATTCCTCAATCACTAGAACCACGACGATGACTTCTACTCAGTCCATGGCAAGAACCGTGTCTATGAGAGACACCACGGTGATCTCCGCCCGAGCCTCGTTAGAGAAGTTTGACTGCGGCTCGTGGACATCCTCGGCTATGATTCACGATGACAATGTTGATCTCGGTGGTCATTTCTTTGACTTGCCTTCTGAACTGATCAAAGGCGGTCCTGGCGGAAACGATCAGGATGATCCTGTTTCAGCGGCTTTCGTGTTCCACAAGGAACCTAGTTTGGAGAAAGAGATCAAAGGGGTTCTGAAGACTTCTGGTTCGAAATCAAGAAGGTCTATGGAGTCGCCACTTCATGTTCGGTTCTCAACTTCGTCGCCGGTTTCTTACCCGACGTCTCCGAATCATTCAATCACGCCACGGTTGTTACAAGCCACTGAAGATTTTACTAGTTTCTTGGAAGCACAAACCGtgtga